The Rhinoraja longicauda isolate Sanriku21f chromosome 28, sRhiLon1.1, whole genome shotgun sequence DNA segment TGTTATCACTTTGAAATATGAAGTTGGGTTCCAACGTTGGGAAGAAGTGATTATATACAGGTGGCGTGGAGAAAATATTGAAAACATTTATCTCCACTTCCCGCGTTTACAGTTAGCTGAGTATATACTGTTAATTTATACAATAAAATCTGTATCAGTGATCCATATTAATTAATTTTAACATGCATGAAATGAACGTTTAGTTGTCTTTATATTTGGATAAACAAAATAAGCAGCTTAATAtggacagaaggcaatggaggctacttcactggatgtgttcaagagtgagatccatttagctcttggggcgaagggaatcaagggatatgggaaaaagccggaacgggtgctgattttggatgatcagccatgatcattttgaatggcggtgctagcttaaAGGACtgtatagcctactcctgcacctattttctatttctacatAGTCCTATGTTTACTGCAGCCTACAGTAAAACTCCAGTAATCCAGCATGCCTAGGACTTTGGTGCTGGACTAGATACTTTCTTTTACCCCCAGACTATTGGGTGGTTATATTAATACTCCACCGCACTCTATATTTACTTCATTTCAAATGATACCAACCGAACCCAGTGAGGTGAAAGTGTGAATGATCAGGGAATACAACAAATGATGAGCCAAATGCTGAACTACCGGGATTGCTGGCTAACAGATTTTCAGAGTTGTACAGTACGTGTACATAGTATTGTATATGATGAATgagttagaaacatataaaataggtgcaggaggccattcggcccttcgagccagcaccgccattcattgtgattatggctgatcgtccacaatcaataacccgtgcctgtcttctccccatatcccttgattccactagcccctagagctctatctaactctcttaaatccatccagtgatttggcttccactgccctctgtggcagagaattccacaaattcacaactctctgggtgaaaaggttccttctcacctcagttttaaatggcctcccctttattctaagactgtggcccctggttctggactcccccaacatagggaacatttttcctgcaattaaaatgttaaattaattaatttagtaTCTGTGACACTGATTAAACCTAGCTTCTGATTactgaattgtttgtttctcCAGGGCGCCACCCCCAAGGATGGTCCAAGTGCAGGCTGTACAATTGTAACCGCGTTGCTTTCTCTGGCAATGGATCAACCTGCAAGGCAAAATTTAGCCATGACTGGAGAAGTGTCATTAACTGGAAAAATCTTGCCTGTTGGTGGAATCAAGGAGAAGACCATCGCTGTAAGTTGCAATGaaactttgagtttagtttattgtcacatgcaccgaggtacagtgaaaagctattgctgcatactaaccagtcagcggaaatacatgattacaatcgagtcatccattgtgtacagatacatgataaagggcatTGcatgtagtgcaaggtaaagcctgattaaagagagtccaagggtcttcaatgaggtatattgctcaggactgctctctagttgatagaatggttccgttctgaaaacaaaactgcagtcaATAAAACTGAGCTATTCCTTCATACAATTGGAACCAACATCCTAGGAGTGAAGTCAGAATTGCCCAGTTAATACACGTTACCTGCCTTATAAATGAATAATCAATTTAAATTCTACTTTAGTATTTGTCTGATTGTGAATCTCAAACATCCAGAtcaataactacatttaaaagacatttggtcaggtacatgggacAAAAACTGACAAATGGGACAAGGATAGATTGTCTATTGCATCTTGctcggcatgaacgagttgggccaaagtgctgtATGAGTCTGTGCTCTATGATGATTTTCTTGATATAGATCAGTGTTTGCAAATGGATCTTAACATTTTAACTGTATAAATGTTCATACAAGTAATCCAGAGATGTGACTGACACTAAAAtgtgttttctttttcttttaggCAAAGCGAGCTGGTGTTGATTGCATCATTTTCCCAATGGAAAACAAAAAAGATTTTTCTGATCTACCGAAGTTTATTACAGAGGGACTGGAGGTGCACTTTGCTGAACATTATCAGGATCTGTACCCTACCGTCTTTCCAAATAAATAAGATTACTGACCATTGAACAGATGAATGAACTGACTGCAAGACATTTCTGTGAATTGCCCTTTGTAGGAATACAGTCAGATGTTGTGTGCTGGTCCCATTACACTGATGGAGAACTTAAGACGGCAAAACAAATTGGGCATGAAGATATATGTAGTTATTTTACTGAAGTATTGTAACCAATCTTGACTTTGTAATGTCATTAATTTTATTAAGAGACTTGATTTAATAAACTTTTTCAGAATTATTCCCTAATTTTGAAATAATAAACTTGGGGCAATTGGCATCAGTGGGTTACAAATAAATCAACTGTGCAATAACCACATTTATTAGGTAGGTTTTACATTATCTCTTATGTATGCCAAGTTTATATCTTAGTATTACTGGATGGTTGAGAACATTTCAACAAGGTTCCCCATCTGCAAAGAGCTGTGATAGTGCTGCCTCATGTAAGGCACTATCATGTCTGTGATATCTTggtcaaattattttaaatattcacTGGACCTTTAAGTCAAGGTGACTGGCATGTgggtggatagagctcttaaggatagcggagtcagggggtatggggagaaggcaggaacggggtactgattgagaatgatcagccatgatcacattgaatggtggtgctggctcgaagggccgaatggcctcctcctgcacctattgtctattgtccattccaGATATAAACATTCTGAATGGTTTACTCTATTTTACTTTTTATTTAGACAGATACTGTCAATTGAGTGTTCTGCAATGTTGCTTGAACTACACAATTGACTCAGAATTACCTTATAGACATACTTCTATGTCTGAGAAATAAGGCACATTAGAATCTGTGTGCATTTTTTTCCCGTAAGtttaatttgtttttacattCATTAATTTACTTGGCCTCCGATTTAATGATATGGTTGTCTAACTTTAAATTATCTTCATCGTTCAGAAGAATACAAATTGGATTGATTTATCAATCACTCCCTCCAACTACCATAATTGTATTTGTAAGTTCAACTATTTCATTTTCTAAACAAGCCAACTTGTGTCAGTATTCTGGATAAGTATGACTTCCACTCGTAAGAGGAAACATGATTATCAGGTGGTAAATAATGGCAGTTTTAAGATAATACCTCTACTGTTACAATACTTTGCTGGGGAATTTGgtgctttgttttaaaccagactGTTGTGGATAATTTTGGGGTCTTAATGGTCAATTTTCAGTATATTACTGGTCATTTTACTTGAGCATTAACTTTGTATTTCCAGGTATGTGAAATTAAAGATTTATGGAGTTGTCAATTGAAAATCAATGAGCTTTGTTGCTGAATCTCATTGTAAACACTGAGATGAAGCCAATGCTGGAGCTTAGCCACTTCTATTTTGTAAGGAATTTTTCAGTCTTGGAAGCCACAGGGCGAAGGCCTAGGGAAGGGGAGAATTGCATCAATTTGTATGATTTTAAATTGCTTCTATCGGAGGTTACAGGATGGAAGGAGGTTTTTTAACCATGTCATCTGTAGTATAGTTCTAAAGAGCAATCCAAATAATTCCTCTCCCtaaaatctgcactttccttCCAGTCTCCATCTCCCTGTTGAATACTATAAGTGAATGTGCTCTGCTTTTTTTAAACGTCTTGATCACCCAATTCTGTATCCTCTTGTCAGTCATTTAGTCTCTTTCTGTTTACACATATTAAATAGTTTTCAAATTCCTTCCCAGCTTCGAGACATTTACCTTTTTGGAGTTCTATTTGTATCACTAACTGCATTTTCCTTGACAAATTGTCTTAACTGCATAAATGCTGGCATTTTCAAATTCGTGCAGGCCAATTGACGGCTAATTCTTTCCCTGGTTGTTTCTAGACGTAACTGACCTGTTTAACCTCAGCAACGAGTTATTTGGTCTAACCCTGCACCTTTGAACAAGAGTAACATTTCCAATGTTCTGAACTTCCGTACCATGTGTTTAAAGGGTTGTAGCCAAGGCCTCTACAATTTCCCCCCACCATCAACAACCTCACAGATATCAAACCTGGACCTAGTGATTTATCTGCCAAGTACAATTAACCTTATTCATACCACCTCTTAATTTTTAGTCCATTCAGAATCTCAACCAGAGCTTATCTTTGATAAAGCACCACTTTTAGTACCTCACCCATACCGTTATCTATTTTTTTTGCTCTAGGTATTAAGTGAATTGAGAGCTATGAGAATTGTCCAGataaatgatcagctatgatcttgaTGCATGGAAAAAGTGGACACAAAGAACTCAATGGTCTCCTGCTATGTTTCAGTTTGCCCCGATGTCTTTCAAACCCAAGTTCACAAgtctaaaatattttttttattcccttacaCTTGCTATCTGTCTCCTCATTCCTTCCCCACGGACATTTTTCTGTAATCAGTCTGGTTAATAATCTGACCCATTTCCTGCTGTGCTTTACTGTGGACATACAAGAGCTCAAGCTTCAATTGCCTACAGTTCCCTTTATGATCAATCCAAGCTTTGATTTTAGTTTTCCCAAGTCCACAAGTATTTTAACCCAATAAAATTACCCATTCTCTCTGCATATCATGGGgatgaggcaggagaatggggttaggaggaatctAGAGGGAGagcttgatcagccatgattgaatggtggagtagacttgatgggccgaatggcctaattctgctcctatgacataacTTCATGACTTGAAGTTTTGCACTGTATTTTCCATAACTGTTCTAAATGTCCAGTTGCCTCCTCTTAGTTCTTCTCCCATTGATTCTTGTTCCACTTGGCTTGGCTCATTTTCTAAAACCATCTCCAGCTATTGTACCTACCCCATTGTGTTCTAAACATACTAAAAAAACTCACCTCTCACTTCTATTCTATTGTCTGATTTGCATAGTTGGAATCCCACCCACCATCACTGGCATTTGGGCATCTCAAATCTGATTATATGACTTTTCCCCAAGTCAGCATAAAGAATAGTTCCAGTACTGAACAGATTGTGTCCTTGATACTATCTTCTCAACAGCATAttcttcttttcctttttttgaacATCTTGTAACcagtgcaatttttaaaaattggtctGTTATTACCTCATTGTAATTTGCAGCACGCAAAACCTTGTTTTAATGATTGTGGTGTAAATTTATCTGAACCTATCCCATACTCTTAGGCTTTCCTGGCTAGACTTGTTTATTGTGATCTAACCATTTTCACACATTTTATCAGTGTCCCATTTCTAGCAAACATCCCTCAAAGACACTAGTCCCCACACTAACATACAAGGGTTGGTATTTATGGGTCCCACCTCCTCCAGTTAATCCAAATGTCCTAGGAATAAAACTCTTCTGTATTATTTATCCAGCAATGCATTTGTCCTTTCCTTATTTCTATACGTACTAGCACATTGTAACCTTGGGTCTTGCTGATGAATGCCCCAAACTCAGACAGTTCTAGAATTTATGGAAAAGCCAAAGAAAATTAGTTAGGGTAGAGTACACAGTGAGCCGGTACAGATTAAATGGGCCAAATTAACTCGTGAAAGGTAATACTGAAAATGAAAAGGCTACATAAAATATAAGAAATTATTTCGTGAAAAATTAGTCCAACTGTAAATTTAAAGCCGGTTATTCACAAGTTAACttttaaaatggattttattGGCAACAACTTGCTACAGATTAATCTTTCTTTGCTGCTGCCTTTCTCATTGCTGCTAATACATTGCTGAGTTCTTCCCTCTTCCTCTTGGCCCGAATATGGGTTCCAACCTAAAAGGAATGAATACATTTAAATGAATGTTTACACTGCACACACGAACAAAAGCTGTATCCTACCAGATCCTGTAACACACAATTTAAGTTGATAACATGACTACTACATGGTCAATGCTCTAGTTGTTACACAGCCTGCTGAACATtgtctgcttttgtttcagatttccagcatctgtaatttatTGTTTGGTGTATGTTGAGTACTGACAGCATTACATTTACCCACATAAACAATGCTGCATCTTGTAAGCCTACTCTGTCCATAGGCAACTCGACCTGTGCAGTTCTCTTAGGGTAAGTTAAAGAACAGTTCCAAACAACACCCGTCACAAATTATCCAGATTTCTTACACGTACATAGCATGCAACATACATGTAATTCACAGCCACAACAATTCACTCAAGTTGCTATCTGTGGGACACTTCCTATTTTGTGAATTTTGGAATAATGCAGCATAAAACAAACACCGAACTTTCTCCTAATTTACAACCAATTAAACTGAATTTTAAGTAATGCTACTGCGGCGCATTTCGTCAGATTGTTGAATCTGTCAGCAATAGAAAGACACTAAAGTATATTTAATATTTTCTTATTTCAGTATTAGGTTTAATAGTAAATGCAAGCTGTTGAATGATTTAACTGAGTACAGACAGGTTAAATACTGCAAGAATTGTTTGATGATACAGATGAAGTGCATGCAAACAGGTTAAGGGAATATTCAGATACAAGTTATATATGTAACGACCAGAATAAAGATTTAAGATTATGCATAAGGTCTGAAAATGAAATATTTGGCATGTTGTTACTTACCCTCTTTTTAATGAATTTGAGTGCACGCTTATCTTTAGAGACCTTCAGCAATTCCATTGCACGTTTCTCGTAAGGGGCAAAACCGCAGACCTCACGGATCAGATCTCGGACAAACTTGGTGTGCTTGGTCAGCCGCTGAGAAAGACAATTCAGGGAACGCATTCAATTCCAAGCCCACGAGTTATCAGTGTCTTTGTGGATATATTCCTGCCAACTCAACAGTTAGACAGTGCAGCATTTTTTATCGTGATTTTATTTTGGGTTATATGAAAAGGAAAGCCACATTTAAAGagacaaaacactgcagatgctagaatcatgatcaaaaagcaaactgctggaggaactcgggtcaggcagaaggatcccaaccccaaAACAATGTCAGTctaattccctctacagatgctgagttcctccagcagtttgttttttgcatcaccttaaaaaacatatatatttaatTTGTTGAGAGTATCTAACAGGGTAGATAAAGGGGAAATCATTGAATGTATTATATTTGGGTTTCTAAAACCTATTGACTGCGCCAAGTCGTGTAGAATGCACAGGTActagtggggtggccattttgggAGAGCTTGTGTTGAAACACACGTGTCTAATGTGAAGTCAAGTGGTGAGGCTTTGGCTTATGaggcttcggcgaggaggctgagcggAGTGTACCAGCAAGATAAGGCAAGGTCTTCTTTGGTTGTGGAGAAATACGGAATTAATCACTAGAGATTAGGCAGAAGAATGGGTATCAAATCCCCAAAATTCACACCAGCCATGAATGAAttaacggtatcacaaaatgctggagtaacttagcgggtcaggcagcatctctggagagaaggaatgggtgacgtttcgggtagagacccttcttcagactgatgtgaactGCTGAATTAATTAAATATCAGAGCGAGCTGAAGAGCCATAAAGCACTTTCCTGTACTGTACATAGGTACATAGATGCACTAGCCCCTTAGAAAACAAATGCAGTTCTTAGAGGGCCCTTATTTTAAGACTACTCcgttgtttcgtttcgttgggttgctgttaattacttaaattattgcatcgtatgggaggcgcattcccaatctcgttgtacccctgggttcaatgacaataaagatatattgtattgtattgtattgtagagacacagcatggaaacagaccctttggcccactgaaaccGCGGCGACCAACAAACACCGACATGgttttatcctgcacactagggacaatttacagaagccaattaacctgtggaatgtggggggaaaccagagaaaacccatgcggccgcagagagaacgttcaaactccgtacagatagcacccgtcgtcaggatcaaacccgggtaccttttgttgtaaggcagcagctctaccattgtgcaGTTCTCAACGCATCAAGTGAAACAAGTTCTCAACACATCAAGTAAAACATTGGGCATTGAAATAAAACATGCAGCTACTGTACAAGTGGTTACTCACCCCGCGTCTGCGGCACTGCCTTGGGATGCTCTCATTCTTGGTCTTAGGGTGGCCTTTGTGGAGGCCAACTGCCATAGGATACCTGATTGCCATTTCTGTATAGAAATAGAGACATGTTTTTAAAAGTCATGCAAAATGATTGCATAAAGCTGACAAGTTCTACATCAATTTTAGTGACACATTAGCTGTGTCCTGCAAAATTCATGAAAGGAAATTGGTTTACTTGGAAATGAATGATTTCAAACACCTGTCTTATCTCTTAAATATCTTCTTTCTGTGATTTGCTGATAAATATGCAATGCAAACTCTTCACATATTTCAAATTAACTAAGACCCAAACCATATCTGCCTAACTTAAAAATGTAAGCATAAATCAAGTCTATTTCTTCTTAagacttatttttaaattgtaccATCACTCCAGCTGCAACTCTGTTTAATTGCATCAACGCAAAGCATACTACAAACCAAAAGGTACAGCCTTAtggacaggacaaaccaattgatAAATCAaagagtcacaaaaagctggagtaagtcaacgggacaggcagcatctctggagaaaaggaatgggtgacgtttcgggtcgagacccttcatgagTTGCTTCACAACGGTCATGGCATTGGTCATCACTAGTTTCCTGGCCAATATGAACCCCTGAACCTGCATCTCTAAAGCTTATTATCTTGCCAGTATCACATTTCTGGAAACATGTTCTCCACATGACTGCTCATTTCCAATGATGGCACAGTAAAGGGAtccgatccaaaacattgcccatccattcccttcacagatgctgcccgaccccacttacttcctccagcactttatgatttGGACTACATTTAACTAGCTGGTTGTAAATCTCTTTGTGGATGACCAGTACAAAACAAGTCTTCCTTTACTTAGAGACACATTAACAATACAATATAAACTTCATGTGGTAAAATTAGATATGAGGGAGGCTTGCATTTCAGCTGTTCATTTCATACTCCTTTAAGAAGCACCCAACAACAAATAGTTCTTATTTGTCCTATTGTACGATATCACTCACACCCCTTAAATTTTATATTATTCCTCAGATCAAAGTGAAAACAGGTTGAATCACATCTTCGGGGCATCCCAAAATGAAACATCAATCATTCTGAATACAACTGCTACTGAAATGTTAGAAACGGTCATTCAGGTCCCATGCACAGCAGTTGATTTTATTTTGTGATATTGGTGGATGGACAAAAATTCAACAGGTCACCTGGAGAAATAAAACCTTGAAAATAGAGTGAAATAGCCCTGTTAGTCCGAAAAGGGGttccgaccctaaacatcatctatccatgttctgcagagatgttaaATTACTCTGGCATTTTTGGTCTACCCTTTGTTGGGTACCCCAGCTTTGAATTAGGGCAAAGTCCTCAGCCTCTGGCTGCAAAATTGGAGATTAGACACAGCgctacatttatgtgtatgtgacaaataaacgactattgactattgactcagcaggtctggcagtatctctggagcaaaggaataggtaacgtttcgggccaagacccttcttcagacctggaacatttgagtcacctattcctttgctccagagatgctgtctgtcccgctgagttactccagcattttcacacGAGTTtttggagtagaattgggccattcggcccatcgagtctactccaccattgaatcgtggttgatctctgcccccttatccaattttcctgccttctcctcatattcaaaagagttagatagagctctgagggctagcggaatcaaggggtatggggagaaggcaggaacggggtactgattgtggatgatcatgtcccgcccccctgacatcagtctgaagggtctcgacccgaaacgtcgcccattccttctctcctgagatgctgcctgacccgctgagttactccagcattttgtgaataaataccttcgatttgtaccagcatctgcagttattttcttacacatattgaatggcgatgctggctcgaagggccgaatggcctactcctgcacctgttg contains these protein-coding regions:
- the rpl36 gene encoding large ribosomal subunit protein eL36 — translated: MAIRYPMAVGLHKGHPKTKNESIPRQCRRRGRLTKHTKFVRDLIREVCGFAPYEKRAMELLKVSKDKRALKFIKKRVGTHIRAKRKREELSNVLAAMRKAAAKKD